Proteins encoded by one window of Musa acuminata AAA Group cultivar baxijiao chromosome BXJ2-9, Cavendish_Baxijiao_AAA, whole genome shotgun sequence:
- the LOC135622060 gene encoding uncharacterized protein LOC135622060 yields MASLPRLASVSPGEKLCLYLAASQHAVSSVLVKESSGQQLPIYYVSHVLSGPEERRLLKWAVELGEHDISYSPRTAIKAQVVADFIAELTQLENADFEQAPETWTLHVDGSANPKGAGAGLVLLAPDGRSFERSLRLGFKATNNKAEYEVLLAGLELALEMQVAAIRVLTDSQLVAEQLNGGYEARDTTMAKYLARVRDLTAKFRYFTLSNVLREENERADALAKLASKPISETWPEIEELPARAVEIATTAPGGTPTTWVQELLRFKRDGTLPLDEVAARRLRRTHAWYTVECGRLYKRSFTYPLLQCLEPDEAQMVLTETHEGVCGEHIGGRTLAHKILRQGYYWPTMSQDAKAYVRWCSSCQQHARAPRQPAVPLSPIDCAWPFAQWGLDLLGPFPLASGQRKYIIVGVDYFTKWVEAEPLATITEHQVEKFVWKNLVTRFGLPRAIITDNGPQFAGRRFREFCVDHGIQLRFSSVAHPQTNGLAEVTNRSILDGLKRRVTAARSTWTDELPSVLWSLRTTPKTATGESPYSLAFGTEAVLPPEVAITTLRT; encoded by the exons ATGGCCAGCCTCCCCCGGCTCGCCTCCGTCTCTCCGGGCGAGAAGCTGTGCCTCTACCTGGCGGCCTCCCAGCATGCAGTCAGCTCCGTCCTggtcaaggaaagctccggccaacaactcccgatctactacgtcagccacgtcctaagtggacctgaggagc gacggctcctcaaatgggcggtagAGCTCGGTGAACATGACATAAGCTACtcgcccaggaccgccatcaaggcccaggtggtagccgacttcattgcggagctgaCACAGCTCGAGAACGCAGATTTCGAACAAGCTCCCGAAACTTGGACCCTGCACGTTGACGGCTCGGCGAACCCAAAGGGCGCCGGCGCAGGGCTGGTCCTCCTCGCCCCCGATGGACGCTCGTTCGAGCGATCCCTTCGGCTCGGATTCAAAGCCACCAACAACAAGGCGGAGTACGAGGTGCTCCTGGCAGGGCTGGAGCTGGCCCTCGAAATGCAGGTGGCCGCGAtacgcgtcctcaccgactcgcaacttgtggccgagcagctcaACGGCGGATACGAAGCACGAGACacgaccatggcgaaatacctggcacgggtaagAGACCTAACCGCCAAGTTTCGCTATTTCACACTATCCAACGTTCTGAGGGAGGAGAACGAGCGGGCCGACGCactagctaagctggcgtcaaaACCGATCTCCGAAACATGGCCAGAGATCGAGGAGCTCCCTGCCCGCGCCGTCGAAATAGCAACTACAGCCCCAGGCGGCACGCCGACCACATGGGTACAGGAGTTGCTGCGCTTCAAGCGAGATGGAACCCTCCCCCTCGACGAAGTCGCGGCTCGGCGCCTGCGTCGCACGCACGCGTGGTACACCGTGGAGTGTGGTCGCCTCtacaaacggtccttcacctaccccctcctGCAATGCTTAGAGCCCGACGAAGCCCAGATGGTCCTAACCGAAACCCACGAAGGGGTATGCGGAGAGCAtatcggcgggcgaaccttggcgcacaagatactccgtcaaggctactactggccgaccatgtcccAGGACGCCAAAGCTTACGTTCGGTGGTGCAGTTCGTGCCAGCAGCACGCCCGTGCACCCCGgcagcccgcggtcccgctcagtcccatcgactgcgcgtggccattcgcgcagtggggtttggacctgctCGGGCCCTTCCCACTAGCCTCCggacagcggaagtacataatCGTAGGGGTGGACTatttcacgaagtgggtcgaggccgaaccgcTAGCAACAATCACGGAACATCAAGTAGAGAAATTCGTGTGGAAGAACCTTgtaactcggttcgggttgcccaggGCCATTATCACGGACAATGGACCTCAGTTTGCCGGTAGAAGATTCCGGGAGTTCTGTGTCGATCATGGCATCCAGCTGAGGTTCAGTTCGGTGGCCCATCCTCAGACCAACGGGCTAGCGGaggtaaccaaccggtccatcctggatggactcaaaagaagagtgaCTGCAGCCCGATCGACCTGGACAGACGAACTCCCCAgcgtgctgtggtcgctgcgcaccacccCCAAAACCGCAACCGGAGAATCCCCAtacagcctcgcgttcggaacTGAGGCTGTCCTGCCGCCTGAGGTAGCCATCACCACCCTCCGAACATAA